A genomic segment from Malus domestica chromosome 05, GDT2T_hap1 encodes:
- the LOC103409247 gene encoding disease resistance protein At4g27190-like, whose product MARDGASSSGRSNFTEPPPMKLSERLEYKLPCTREILRALQVENINLISINCGEIKTGDTVTTKEFMERVKQQGLFEEVVMTVVSLDPNLRRIQDEIADNLQVKLGNGNLFERAKVLRARMSKDSRRLLVVFLDVREMIDLEAIGIPYGSPNGKCKIIFMLGLLNEFSVSMRAQSSFHLSGNKKSLPIGILPEQEAWSLLREMAGSSIESPELRPVAQQVLSECAGLPIAIATVGRALQHKSKQTWEDALRQLRKPCPENIPGMVQEAYRKIELSYECLGSEEAKSLFLFCCIYPESSDILVHDLVKFGVGLQLFKDIDSKREAGKCVETLIEILKSSFLLLESDKEGCVKMHDIVHKVGLSIVASKGWY is encoded by the coding sequence ATGGCTCGTGACGGGGCTAGCTCCTCGGGAAGATCCAACTTTACTGAACCACCACCCATGAAGCTTTCGGAGCGCTTGGAATACAAACTACCATGTACAAGGGAGATCTTGAGGGCTCTGCAGGTTGAAAATATCAACTTGATTAGCATTAATTGTGGGGAAATCAAAACAGGAGATACAGTAACGACGAAAGAGTTCATGGAGAGAGTCAAGCAGCAAGGTCTATTTGAAGAAGTTGTCATGACTGTTGTATCCCTTGATCCCAACTTGAGACGAATACAAGATGAGATTGCAGATAATCTACAAGTGAAGTTGGGAAATGGGAATTTGTTTGAACGGGCAAAGGTGCTGCGTGCTCGAATGTCCAAAGACTCTAGGAGGTTGCTTGTAGTATTTCTTGATGTCCGGGAAATGATTGATCTTGAGGCCATCGGAATCCCTTATGGGTCACCCAACGGAAAGTGTAAGATAATCTTTATGTTGGGACTCCTGAATGAATTTAGTGTTAGCATGAGAGCTCAAAGTAGTTTCCATCTGTCCGGCAACAAGAAGAGTTTGCCTATTGGTATTTTGCCAGAGCAAGAAGCTTGGAGTTTGCTTAGAGAGATGGCAGGCAGTTCCATTGAATCTCCTGAGCTACGTCCGGTAGCACAACAGGTTCTGAGTGAATGTGCCGGTTTACCAATTGCAATTGCAACTGTTGGAAGGGCACTGCAGCATAAAAGCAAGCAAACGTGGGAGGATGCACTGAGACAACTAAGAAAGCCTTGCCCCGAAAATATTCCAGGGATGGTACAAGAAGCGTATCGGAAAATAGAGTTGAGCTACGAATGTTTAGGGAGCGAGGAAGCGAAATCATTGTTTCTGTTCTGCTGCATATATCCGGAAAGCAGTGATATACTGGTTCATGATTTAGTGAAATTTGGGGTTGGACTTCAGCTGTTTAAAGACATCGATTCCAAGAGGGAAGCAGGAAAGTGTGTAGAAACATTGATTGAGATACTCAAGAGTAGTTTTTTGTTGTTAGAGAGTGACAAGGAAGGGTGCGTAAAAATGCATGATATAGTGCACAAGGTAGGCTTATCAATAGTAGCTTCAAAGGGATGGTATTGA
- the LOC103409235 gene encoding acyl-coenzyme A thioesterase 2, chloroplastic-like, with protein sequence MIRSSINQISRIPKPPNSMDLNSSPATPNSPAPIPVVATLSSPFDNPPPAQDGPNGSTRKPISLWPGMYQSPVTNALWEARSKIFERFFLDPRKDAPPQSELLNKTPSQSRTKILYNFSTDYILREQYRDPWNEVRIGKLLEDLDALAGTITVKHCCDDDGTTRPLLLVTASVDKIVLKKSISVDVDLKIVGAVIWVGRSSIEIQLEVIQSTQDGSDNADSVALSANFMFVARDSKTGKAAAVNRISPETEREILLFNEADARNNLRKRTRGGGDRRELENGEVNRLETLLAEGRIFCDMPALADRDSILLRDTSLENSLICQPQQRNMHGRIFGGFLMHRAFELAFSTAYAFAGLVPCFLEVDHVDFLKPVDVGDFLRFKSCVLYTEVHNPDRPVINIEVVAHVTRPELRSSEVSNTFYFTFTVRPEAKATKDGFRLLNVVPATEEEARHIVERMDAQALLSTNRVVSK encoded by the exons ATGATTCGAAGTTCAATCAATCAAATTTCCAGAATCCCAAAACCCCCAAATTCCATGGACTTGAATTCCTCTCCTGCAACTCCCAATTCACCCGCTCCCATTCCCGTCGTCGCCACTCTCTCTTCCCCTTTCGATAACCCGCCTCCGGCCCAAGATGGGCCCAACGGTTCGACCCGGAAGCCTATTAGCCTCTGGCCGGGAATGTACCAGTCGCCGGTGACAAATGCGCTGTGGGAAGCCAGGTCGAAGATCTTCGAGAGGTTCTTTCTGGACCCGCGCAAGGACGCGCCGCCGCAGAGCGAGTTGCTGAACAAAACGCCGTCCCAGAGCAGGACGAAGATTCTGTACAATTTTTCGACGGATTATATATTGCGGGAGCAGTACAGGGATCCTTGGAATGAGGTCAGAATTGGGAAATTGCTTGAAGACCTTGATGCTTTAGCTGGAACCATTACTGTAAAG CACTGCTGTGACGATGATGGCACAACAAGGCCACTCTTGCTGGTCACCGCATCGGTGGACAAGATTGTCCTGAAGAAGTCGATTAGTGTTGATGTCGATCTGAAAATAGTTGGTGCTGTCATATGGGTGGGGCGGTCATCTATTGAGATTCAACTAGAAGTTATTCAGTCAACACAAG ATGGATCTGACAATGCAGACTCGGTAGCTCTTTCAGCAaacttcatgtttgtggcacgTGATTCTAAGACTGGGAAAGCTGCTGCAGTTAATCGGATATCACCAGAAACTGAAAGAGAAATATTGCTTTTCAACGAAGCAGACGCCAGAAATAATCTGAGGAAAAGaacaagaggaggaggagacaGAAGGGAGCTTGAGAATGGAGAAGTAAATAGACTTGAAACTCTGTTGGCTGAGGGAAGGATCTTCTGTGATATGCCTGCCTTGGCAGACAGAGATAGCATTCTTCTGAGGGATACCAGCTTGGAAAACTCTTTGATCTGCCAACCACAACAGAGAAACATGCATGGTCGAATCTTTGGAGGGTTTTTGATGCACCGAGCATTTGAATTGGCTTTCTCCACCGCTTATGCCTTTGCGGGCCTGGTGCCTTGCTTTCTGGAAGTCGATCATGTTGACTTCTTGAAACCT GTGGATGTTGGAGATTTCCTGCGTTTCAAATCATGTGTGCTTTACACAGAAGTTCATAATCCTGATCGGCCTGTAATTAACATCGAAGTTGTTGCCCACGTTACCAGGCCTGAGCTCAGGTCTAGTGAG GTTTCAAATACATTTTATTTCACTTTCACCGTACGCCCTGAGGCAAAGGCCACAAAAGATGGATTTAGGTTACTGAATGTGGTTCCAGCAACAGAGGAAGAAGCACGCCATATAGTAGAACGCATGGATGCTCAAGCCTTGCTTTCAACAAATAGAGTCGTCAGCAAATAG
- the LOC114825124 gene encoding uncharacterized protein encodes MECAQSRTRQWRQSLSPEEHQRYLARRRLIAQEKRQQIPTPSDDHTTTSPSNIQQEIPGPSNIQERVHLANYDVEVNPSNIQQQIPEQIEHESASSRVLSDITNRDDQTFATMRIHIGSLTHSNRSQIYDGMLSTLPHNEEEHATRTNRHVRQSRGRGNHNCARNYNENRGILGCRLPAPTTCPYCYAQLFTRETLNMCCLKGRVALPPIQSPPEMVALFSDQTNEGRHFRQNIRAYNHAFAFTSMGVHVDERINISGREIYTFHAQGALYHKIGGLLPHEGNRPRFLQAYIYDTEHEVENRMCESEVLDRRVVEKIQQMLNNHNPFVHTLRSLGQRQDLPNCKLILKEQPIDRRQYSLPSASQVAAIIIDGDDATIANGRDIVVETISGRLSHVRDYVGFYDPLQYPLLLPYGTYGWDVNSRDDGGRAITCCDYYAYMLQIRHNGSSLLLRGGRLLQQYAVDNYIKIESQKLRWLRSNQATVRADLYKGLQDSLNAGQHNAGSIGRRIILPSSFVGSPRDMYQRYQDAMTLVQRFGKPDLFITMTCNPSWEEIKSELLAGQTPQDRPDLLTRVFRAKLEQLKEDIIEKGVLGSVVAYAYVIEFQKRGLPHVHMLVVLDENDKINNPDEYDRIVRVEIPNKDVEPQLYNVMLKHMIHGPCGIHNPQSPCMKNGSCKRKYPKPFAPVTVQGNDSYPIYQRRGNRLPVSLDRQGNIMVDNSWVIPYNPWLLLRYDCHINVEICASIKSVKYLYKYVYKGPDRVTVEVQSDLEYDEIKQFQDARWVCAPEALWKIFKFIINRIYPSVERLQIHLPNMHQVQFRADESIINILHDESTRKTMLTEFFTLNHVDAEARRYLYMEIPSHYRWIQAQRKWSKRMNRNKVIGRIYAVSPAEGEKFYLRILLNHVRGPTSFTNLRTINGVLHPTFKQAAEQRGLLERDESIRQCLLEASTIQMSSALRRLFVTILVYCAPIGVRGLWDEFYPFMIEDYVTMTNMTPTLATNRLLHELNILLVQFNKSINEFDFPQMTRGNESSSGMTRCIEDEISIGIPQQDLDAIERLNDDQRNAFNIIMGAVQRSENATFFVDGPGGTGKTYLYRALLVSLRRLGHIVLATASSGIAATIFPGGRTAHSKFKIPLSLDASSMCSIGKQSDLAKLIQKAKAIIWDEATMTHRHAFEALDRTFRDLTDIDLPFGGKIMIFGGDFRQVLPVIRKGTKSELIQASVVKASFWSEVNILKLKQNMRSINDREFSEFLLRVGDGNEDVIMDDMVKLPECMVIPWESEHSINQLIAKIFPNLEDHMNDATYMVEMAVVTPTNEVIDMLNEKIINMFPGLEETMYSFDSVEDDERNLYQPEFLNSISLGGLPLHKLTLKRGAPIMLLRNIDPKLGLCNGTRLLCRGSYRNLIDAEILTGQFAGSRVFLPRIPLKSTDTAGLPFELTRKQFPVKLSFSITINKSQGQTIPHVGVYLPDHVFSHGQLYVALSRGVSKSTTTVLVKNGFIVGQQGVFTRNVVYKEVLLHSS; translated from the exons ATGGAGTGTGCTCAAAGTCGTACAAGACAGTGGCGTCAATCATTGAGTCCTGAAGAACATCAAAGATATCTAGCTCGACGACGTCTAATAGCACAAGAAAAAAGACAACAAATTCCAACTCCAAGTGATGATCATACTACGACATCTCCCAGTAACATACAGCAAGAAATTCCTG GTCCCAGTAATATACAAGAACGAGTTCATTTGGCTAACTATGATGTTGAGGTCAACCCCAgtaatatacaacaacaaattccag AACAAATTGAGCATGAAAGCGCGAGTTCAAGGGTTCTGTCAGATATCACAAATCGTGATGACCAAACTTTTGCTACAAtgcgtattcatataggatcattGACACATTCGAATAGGTCACAAATATATGATGGGATGCTCTCAACTCTTCCCCATAATG AAGAAGAACATGCAACTAGAACCAATCGTCATGTGCGGCAAAGTAGAGGAAGAGGAAACCACAATTGTGCTAGAAATTATAATGAGAATCGAGGTATCCTAGGTTGCCGCTTACCTGCTCCAACCACATGTCCGTACTGCTACGCACAATTGTTTACTCGAGAAACTTTGAATATGTGTTGCTTGAAAGGAAGAGTTGCTTTACCCCCAATACAATCTCCACCAGAAATGGTTGCTCTTTTCTCTGACCAAACAAATGAGGGTAGACACTTCAGGCAAAATATTCGAGCTTACAATCACGCATTTGCATTCACTTCAATGGGAGTACACGTGGATGAAAGAATAAATATTAGTGGCCGTGAGATTTACACATTTCATGCTCAAGGTGCATTATATCATAAGATTGGTGGACTTTTACCACATGAAGGAAACAGACCGCGATTTTTACAAGCCTATATATATGACACTGAGCATGAAGTTGAAAACCGAATGTGTGAAAGTGAAGTTTTAGATAGACGTGTGGTTGAAAAGATACAACAGATGTTGAACAACCATAATCCTTTTGTTCATACATTGCGAAGCCTCGGACAACGCCAAGATTTGCCGAATTGCAAGTTGATCCTAAAAGAGCAACCAATAGATCGGCGTCAGTATAGTCTACCATCAGCATCACAAGTTGCAGCAATTATAATAGATGGAGATGATGCCACCATTGCAAATGGAAGGGATATCGTGGTCGAGACAATTAGTGGAAGACTTTCTCACGTCCGAGACTATGTCGGATTTTATGATCCGTTACAGTATCCACTATTGCTACCTTACGGTACATATGGTTGGGATGTTAATAGTCGTGATGATGGTGGAAGAGCAATAACATGTTGCGACTATTATGCTTATATGTTACAG ATACGCCATAATGGATCATCACTTTTGCTTCGAGGTGGGCGTCTCTTGCAACAATATGCTGTAGATAACTACATTAAAATTGAATCACAAAAACTTCGATGGCTGCGTTCTAATCAAGCCACAGTTAGAGCAGATCTCTATAAAGGACTTCAAGACTCTTTAAATGCAGGTCAACACAATGCAG gTAGCATTGGGCGTAGAATTATTTTACCATCATCATTTGTTGGAAGCCCACGTGACATGTACCAACGATATCAAGATGCAATGACTCTGGTTCAAAGATTCGGAAAGCCAGATCTTTTTATTACCATGACATGTAACCCAAGTTGGGAAGAAATCAAAAGTGAATTACTCGCTGGACAAACTCCACAAGATCGTCCTGACTTACTCACTAGAGTATTTCGTGCAAAACTTGAGCAACTAAAAGAAGACATCATTGAAAAGGGGGTACTGGGCAGTGTTGTTGCGTACGCATACGTTATTGAGTTTCAGAAACGTGGTCTTCCACATGTGCATATGCTGGTGGTGTTAGATGAAAATGATAAGATCAATAACCCAGATGAGTATGACCGAATTGTTAGAGTTGAAATACCAAACAAAGACGTAGAGCCTCAACTTTACAATGTAATGTTAAAGCATATGATTCATGGCCCATGCGGGATTCATAATCCTCAATCTCCATGTATGAAAAATGGGAGCTGTAAGAGAAAGTATCCCAAACCATTTGCACCAGTCACTGTTCAAGGAAATGATTCGTATCCAATTTATCAAAGGCGAGGAAATCGATTGCCCGTTTCTCTTGATCGACAAGGAAACATAATGGTTGATAATAGTTGGGTCATTCCATATAATCCATGGTTGCTGTTAAGGTATGATTGTCACATCAATGTTGAAATTTGTGCAAGCATAAAAAGTGTCAAGTACTTATATAAGTATGTTTACAAAGGCCCAGATAGAGTGACAGTCGAAGTGCAATCAGACCTTGAATACGATGAAATAAAGCAGTTTCAGGATGCAAGATGGGTTTGCGCACCAGAGGCATTATGGAAGATATTCAAGTTCATTATTAATCGAATTTACCCATCTGTTGAGCGATTGCAAATACATCTTCCTAATATGCACCAAGTTCAGTTTCGTGCCGACGAGAGCATAATAAATATTCTACATGATGAGAGTACAAGAAAGACAATGTTAACTGAATTTTTTACACTTAATCATGTGGATGCAGAAGCGCGACGATACTTATACATGGAAATCCCATCACATTACAGATGGATTCAAGCTCAAAGAAAGTGGTCTAAAAGAATGAATCGTAACAAGGTTATTGGGCGAATATATGCAGTTTCACCTGCTGAAGGTGAAAAATTTTACCTTCGAATTCTTCTTAATCATGTTAGAGGACCAACATCCTTCACAAACTTGAGAACGATTAATGGGGTTTTGCATCCAACATTTAAACAGGCAGCAGAACAACGAGGTTTattagaaagagatgagagTATTCGACAATGTTTGCTAGAGGCCTCCACAATTCAAATGTCATCGGCTTTACGAAGATTATTCGTCACCATATTGGTATATTGTGCACCAATTGGTGTTCGAGGGTTATGGGATGAGTTCTATCCATTCATGATAGAAGATTATGTTACCATGACTAACATGACTCCCACACTTGCTACCAACAGACTCTTGCATGAGTTGAACATACTTTTGGTTCAATTTAATAAGAGTATAAACGAGTTTGATTTCCCCCAAATGACAAGAGGAAATGAATCAAGTTCAGGAATGACAAGATGTATTGAAGATGAGATATCCATAGGTATTCCACAACAAGATCTTGATGCAATTGAACGCTTAAATGATGACCAAAGAAATGCGTTTAACATAATAATGGGTGCAGTTCAACGATCAGAGAATGCAACTTTTTTTGTGGATGGTCCCGGTGGAACTGGAAAAACTTACTTATATCGCGCATTGTTAGTAAGCTTGAGAAGGTTGGGGCACATAGTATTAGCAACAGCATCATCTGGAATAGCAGCTACGATATTTCCTGGTGGGAGGACAGCACATTCTAAATTCAAGATACCACTTAGTCTCGATGCATCATCGATGTGTTCGATTGGTAAGCAATCTGATTTAGCAAAGCTAATACAAAAGGCAAAGGCAATTATCTGGGATGAAGCAACAATGACGCATCGTCATGCATTTGAAGCACTCGATCGAACATTCAGAGACCTAACGGATATTGACTTACCATTTGGGGGAAAAATAATGATATTTGGGGGAGATTTTCGACAAGTTCTTCCTGTTATCCGGAAAGGAACCAAGTCCGAACTAATCCAAGCAAGTGTTGTTAAGGCATCATTTTGGTCAGAGGTAAACATTTTAAAactcaaacaaaacatgagaTCCATAAATGATCGTGAATTTTCAGAATTTTTACTTCGTGTTGGTGATGGGAATGAAGATGTTATTATGGATGATATGGTAAAACTACCTGAATGCATGGTGATACCATGGGAGAGTGAGCATtccattaatcaattaattgccAAAATCTTCCCTAACTTAGAGGATCATATGAATGATGCAACCTACATGGTGGAAATGGCAGTGGTAACTCCTACAAATGAAGTCATTGATATGTTAAATGAAAAGATAATCAATATGTTTCCAGGTTTAGAAGAGACAATGTATTCATTTGATTCAGTTGAGGATGATGAAAGGAATTTGTATCAGCCAGAGTTCTTGAATTCAATCTCACTTGGTGGTTTGCCTCTGCACAAGTTAACTCTAAAAAGAGGTGCTCCAATCATGCTTTTAAGGAATATTGATCCAAAATTGGGATTGTGTAATGGTACAAGATTATTGTGTCGTGGTTCTTACCGAAATCTTATTGATGCTGAAATTCTAACTGGACAATTTGCCGGATCCAGAGTTTTTTTACCAAGAATCCCTCTTAAAAGTACTGATACTGCTGGGCTTCCATTTGAACTTACAAGAAAGCAGTTTCCAGTGAAACTAAGTTTCTCTATCACTATAAACAAATCTCAAGGTCAGACAATACCACATGTAGGCGTTTACCTTCCAGATCACGTCTTCAGTCATGGACAATTATATGTGGCTTTATCGAGGGGGGTCTCAAAGTCAACCACAACTGTGTTAGTAAAAAATGGCTTCATAGTCGGCCAACAAGGTGTATTTACACGGAATGTAGTATACAAAGAAGTCTTGCTTCATTCCAGCTAA